A genomic segment from bacterium encodes:
- a CDS encoding threonine synthase, translating to MNFLHHLECTACAATYAADELHTVCPACGKVLYARYDLDRARSEFARESLRGRPATMWRYHELMPVRNESNIVTLGEGMTPLLPVPGVGSRLGLANVLCKEEGLNPTGSFKARGLSAAISRAKELGVTTIAMPSAGNAASAAAAYCARAHLELYLVMPVDAPHTNKAECAAYGAHTYLIHGLITDAGQVLRRAGASRGWFDMSTLREPYRAEGKKTLGYELAEQLGWTLPDVIIYPTGGGTGIVGMWKAFAEMETLGWIGAKRPRMVVVQAAGCAPMVRAFQEGRTHAEPWRDARTIAAGLRVPAAIGDYLILQAVRDSGGTAYSVSDESILADMQELAREDGLFACPEGAATYGALKAMVRDGLVRKHETVVLFNTGAGLKYVDLLHPALPEFKPAEPPAALSA from the coding sequence ATGAACTTCCTGCATCACCTCGAGTGCACGGCCTGCGCGGCGACGTACGCCGCCGACGAGCTCCACACCGTCTGTCCGGCCTGCGGCAAGGTCCTCTACGCCCGGTACGATCTGGACCGGGCGCGCAGCGAGTTCGCGCGCGAGTCGCTGCGGGGACGTCCGGCGACGATGTGGCGCTACCATGAGCTGATGCCGGTGCGAAACGAATCGAACATCGTCACGCTCGGCGAGGGCATGACGCCGCTCCTGCCGGTGCCGGGAGTGGGCAGCCGTCTCGGCCTCGCGAACGTGCTGTGCAAGGAAGAGGGCCTCAACCCGACGGGATCGTTCAAGGCGCGCGGCCTTTCCGCGGCGATCAGCCGGGCGAAGGAGCTCGGCGTGACAACGATCGCGATGCCGTCCGCCGGGAACGCGGCATCGGCCGCCGCGGCCTACTGCGCGCGCGCCCATCTCGAACTGTACCTCGTGATGCCGGTCGACGCCCCGCACACGAACAAGGCGGAGTGCGCGGCGTACGGCGCGCACACGTACCTGATCCACGGGCTGATCACCGACGCGGGCCAGGTGCTGCGGAGGGCGGGCGCCTCGCGCGGCTGGTTCGACATGTCGACGCTGCGCGAGCCGTACCGCGCGGAGGGCAAGAAGACCCTCGGCTACGAGCTGGCCGAGCAGCTCGGCTGGACGCTGCCGGACGTGATCATCTATCCAACCGGCGGCGGCACCGGCATCGTGGGTATGTGGAAGGCCTTCGCCGAAATGGAAACGCTCGGCTGGATCGGCGCCAAGCGGCCGCGGATGGTGGTCGTGCAGGCCGCGGGCTGTGCGCCGATGGTGCGCGCGTTCCAGGAGGGTCGGACGCACGCCGAGCCTTGGCGCGACGCGCGGACGATCGCCGCCGGGCTCCGCGTGCCGGCCGCCATCGGCGACTACCTCATCTTGCAGGCTGTGCGCGACAGCGGCGGCACGGCCTACAGCGTCTCCGACGAATCGATCCTCGCCGACATGCAGGAACTCGCCCGCGAGGACGGCCTGTTCGCTTGTCCGGAGGGGGCCGCGACATACGGCGCGCTCAAGGCGATGGTGCGCGACGGGCTCGTGCGCAAACATGAGACGGTTGTGCTCTTCAACACCGGCGCGGGTCTCAAGTACGTCGACCTGCTGCACCCCGCGCTGCCGGAGTTCAAGCCGGCGGAGCCGCCGGCCGCGCTGAGCGCCTGA
- a CDS encoding ATP-binding protein has protein sequence MRESAAGWRDLARAAESLVVLRGVLDDPAGREWRELVGALAREAPDAVRAAAAYARLFTLLAVETESAAGPLVGDAWQTHLIARLLEDDNPFSHKAERAPWHALGPALVAQVRTDLAALAVCHERGGTALFEAAARLTGRPAVSWDGFRPFDGAAAAPARLRIMRRLHASREWPVLAQDLAAYFASAGVGLFGRYRAFRWVHDEGAGRLEGVAVPDPVRLADLVDYELEREPVVENTRQFVAGGPANNVLLYGDRGTGKSSTIKALANEYAGSGLRLVEVAKDRLGDYPRILALLRGRRERFILFVDDLSFDEHETQYKALKAVLEGGVEARPDNVVLYATSNRRRLVVERFADRQAAGGPEDEVNPQEAAEEKLSLADRFGIHAPFLVPDQERYLHVVEGLASQFGLDVPREELHRRAIVWAQWHNGRSCRAARQFIDALRGEALLRREASEAGSAAPRRSADSTASSRSRRR, from the coding sequence GTGCGGGAGAGCGCCGCGGGGTGGCGGGATCTCGCGCGCGCCGCGGAGTCGCTTGTCGTGCTGCGGGGTGTGCTGGACGACCCGGCCGGCCGGGAGTGGCGCGAGCTCGTCGGAGCGCTGGCCCGCGAGGCGCCCGACGCGGTGCGGGCCGCCGCCGCGTACGCCCGGTTGTTCACGCTTCTCGCGGTGGAGACGGAGTCCGCCGCCGGACCGCTTGTCGGCGACGCGTGGCAGACGCATCTGATCGCGCGGCTTCTCGAGGACGACAACCCCTTCAGCCACAAAGCGGAGCGCGCGCCGTGGCACGCGCTCGGGCCGGCGCTGGTCGCGCAGGTGCGCACCGATCTCGCGGCGCTCGCCGTCTGCCACGAGCGCGGCGGGACGGCCCTGTTCGAAGCCGCGGCGCGGCTGACCGGGCGGCCGGCGGTCTCTTGGGACGGCTTCCGGCCGTTCGACGGCGCGGCCGCGGCTCCGGCGCGCCTGCGGATCATGCGGCGCCTGCACGCATCGCGGGAGTGGCCGGTGCTCGCGCAGGACCTCGCCGCCTACTTCGCGTCGGCGGGCGTGGGGTTGTTCGGCCGGTACCGCGCGTTCCGTTGGGTCCACGACGAGGGTGCGGGGCGCCTCGAGGGCGTCGCGGTACCGGACCCGGTGCGCCTCGCCGATCTCGTCGACTACGAACTGGAGCGCGAGCCGGTCGTCGAGAACACGCGGCAGTTTGTCGCCGGCGGCCCGGCCAACAACGTGCTGCTCTACGGAGACCGCGGTACCGGCAAATCGTCGACGATCAAGGCGCTCGCGAACGAATACGCCGGATCGGGCCTGCGGCTCGTCGAGGTCGCGAAGGACCGCCTCGGCGACTATCCGCGTATTCTCGCGCTGCTACGGGGCCGCCGCGAACGGTTCATCCTCTTTGTGGACGACCTGTCGTTCGACGAGCACGAGACGCAGTACAAGGCGCTGAAGGCGGTGCTGGAGGGCGGCGTCGAGGCGCGGCCGGACAACGTCGTGCTGTACGCGACGAGCAACCGGCGGCGCCTCGTCGTGGAGCGGTTTGCCGACCGCCAAGCGGCCGGCGGCCCCGAGGACGAGGTCAACCCGCAGGAGGCCGCGGAGGAGAAACTGTCCCTCGCCGACCGCTTCGGCATCCACGCGCCGTTCCTGGTGCCGGACCAGGAGCGGTACCTCCACGTCGTCGAGGGGCTCGCGTCACAGTTCGGCCTCGACGTCCCGCGCGAGGAGCTGCACCGCCGCGCGATCGTCTGGGCGCAGTGGCACAACGGCCGTTCGTGCCGGGCCGCCCGGCAGTTCATCGACGCGCTGCGCGGGGAAGCGCTGCTGCGGCGGGAGGCTAGCGAAGCAGGGTCAGCAGCACCGCGGCGGTCAGCGGACTCAACAGCGTCGTCACGATCACGGCGCCGCTGA
- a CDS encoding AEC family transporter, which yields MLLIGAAGYALGRAKLVDAQPLTSLSVAVLAPAISFYAVTTATGDHTVLARMAAYLVVQLVLIGAIAIAAASVARWDRTRRTGLLLATLFSNAGNAGLPLALFAWGSRGLAAALAFFAVQAVLVNVLAAYIAAHAESGARRALRTLARLPITYAVAAGLLLDVLGVVPPAPVARAAELLANGAVAVMLLLIGVQLAQVHPNGEWPAITVATIIRLGIAPVLAWVTAPWVGLEGVARQTSILQSSLPTAVTAAIWASEFGVAPSLVSGAVIVTTLLSPLTAAVLLTLLR from the coding sequence GTGCTCCTGATCGGCGCGGCGGGGTACGCGCTCGGCCGCGCGAAGCTCGTCGACGCGCAGCCCCTCACGTCGCTGTCGGTCGCGGTGCTCGCGCCGGCGATCTCTTTCTACGCGGTCACCACCGCGACGGGGGACCACACTGTGCTCGCGCGGATGGCCGCGTACCTCGTCGTGCAGCTCGTCCTGATCGGCGCGATCGCGATCGCCGCGGCGTCCGTCGCGCGGTGGGATCGCACGCGCCGCACCGGTCTCCTGCTTGCGACGCTGTTCAGCAACGCCGGCAACGCCGGGCTGCCGCTCGCCCTCTTCGCGTGGGGCAGCCGCGGCCTCGCCGCGGCGCTCGCTTTCTTCGCGGTACAGGCCGTGCTCGTGAACGTGCTGGCCGCCTACATCGCCGCCCACGCCGAGTCCGGCGCGCGCCGCGCGCTGCGGACGCTCGCCCGGCTGCCGATCACCTACGCCGTGGCCGCGGGCCTCTTGCTCGACGTGCTGGGCGTCGTGCCGCCGGCGCCGGTCGCGCGGGCGGCCGAGCTGCTGGCGAACGGAGCGGTCGCCGTGATGCTGCTGCTGATCGGGGTGCAGCTCGCGCAGGTGCATCCGAACGGCGAGTGGCCGGCAATCACGGTAGCGACGATCATCCGCCTGGGGATCGCGCCGGTGCTCGCGTGGGTGACGGCGCCTTGGGTCGGGCTCGAGGGCGTGGCGCGGCAGACCAGCATTTTGCAGTCGAGCCTGCCGACCGCGGTCACGGCCGCGATTTGGGCGTCGGAGTTCGGGGTCGCGCCGTCCCTCGTCAGCGGCGCCGTGATCGTGACGACGCTGTTGAGTCCGCTGACCGCCGCGGTGCTGCTGACCCTGCTTCGCTAG
- a CDS encoding VOC family protein, with translation MPEVLRIHHVGIIVRDAEAAAETYRTGLGLDVLGVEDYRGEATVALLSAGESLLHLIQPLTDGTIWAAALRDRGEGPHHVALEVADIDAAIAGVRAAGLRTLEDRPRRDPGGAFGVFLDPGGGATLIELVQAVRS, from the coding sequence GTGCCCGAAGTGCTGCGGATTCATCACGTCGGCATCATTGTGCGCGACGCCGAAGCGGCGGCGGAGACGTACCGGACGGGCCTCGGCCTTGACGTGCTCGGCGTCGAAGACTATCGCGGCGAAGCCACGGTGGCGCTGCTCTCCGCCGGTGAAAGCCTCCTGCACCTCATCCAGCCGCTGACCGACGGCACGATCTGGGCCGCGGCGCTGCGCGACCGCGGTGAAGGCCCGCACCACGTCGCGCTGGAAGTCGCCGACATCGACGCCGCAATCGCCGGCGTCAGGGCGGCGGGACTGCGCACGCTCGAAGACCGGCCGCGCCGGGACCCCGGCGGCGCCTTCGGCGTGTTTCTGGATCCGGGGGGCGGCGCGACCCTCATCGAACTCGTGCAGGCGGTCCGGAGCTGA
- a CDS encoding cupin domain-containing protein: MADYAIVDSEKIASDVTYEPPLVIAFGVDKHSVGSRTITMGRTRIPPGGRNQAHYHSCEASFFIRKGRLRIFMGEDRKEYVVAENQFVYVPAGVVHGLQNMSDTETAELVFTYGNCPSKEDAGTFFVEKPWAEASKSAG; the protein is encoded by the coding sequence ATGGCGGATTACGCAATCGTCGACTCCGAGAAGATCGCTTCGGACGTCACGTACGAACCGCCGCTCGTGATCGCGTTCGGCGTGGACAAGCACAGCGTCGGTTCCCGCACGATCACGATGGGCCGCACGCGCATCCCGCCCGGCGGGCGCAACCAGGCGCACTACCACTCCTGCGAAGCGTCGTTCTTCATCCGCAAGGGCCGGCTGCGCATCTTCATGGGCGAGGACCGAAAAGAGTACGTGGTCGCCGAGAACCAGTTTGTTTACGTTCCGGCCGGCGTGGTCCACGGGCTGCAGAACATGAGCGACACGGAGACCGCGGAGTTGGTGTTCACGTACGGCAACTGCCCGAGCAAGGAGGACGCCGGGACGTTCTTCGTGGAGAAGCCTTGGGCCGAAGCGTCGAAGAGCGCCGGGTAG
- a CDS encoding cupin domain-containing protein, with translation MPFHKWDALPDEVISPHYSTATGGTVTGAIIEVGRYRIAGGTGADPHEHPNEQIIYLLNGRLRAHVGDEEQIVEAGEVIHVPPNVVHEIRAIEDSVFLSSKNLVDGEGSRGWSASARVDRPRVRRPVARKPAHRAKSKGSRGRRR, from the coding sequence ATGCCGTTTCACAAGTGGGACGCGTTGCCGGACGAAGTCATCTCGCCGCACTATTCCACGGCCACCGGCGGTACCGTCACCGGAGCGATTATCGAAGTCGGCCGCTACCGGATTGCCGGCGGCACCGGGGCCGATCCCCACGAGCACCCCAACGAGCAGATCATTTACCTGCTGAACGGGCGGCTCAGGGCGCACGTCGGCGATGAGGAGCAGATCGTCGAGGCCGGCGAGGTGATCCACGTGCCGCCGAACGTGGTCCACGAGATCCGCGCGATCGAAGACAGCGTCTTCCTCAGCAGCAAGAATCTCGTCGACGGCGAGGGCAGCCGGGGCTGGTCGGCGTCGGCGCGGGTCGACCGGCCGCGCGTGCGCAGGCCGGTGGCGCGAAAGCCCGCGCATCGGGCGAAGTCCAAGGGAAGCCGCGGGCGGCGCCGATGA
- a CDS encoding CocE/NonD family hydrolase encodes MTESSERPWRVDRDAGMVIEWDAGIRMNDGVVLRADIFRPDTAGPHPVLLTYGPYAKGLPFRQGYPDQWTRLVEHHPDVVRGSSGRYQSWELPDVEKWVPDGYACVRVDSRGAGRSPGFLDPFCPRETRDLYECIEWAGTRSWSNGRVGLAGISYYAINQWHVAALQPPHLAAICPWEGAADWYRDMTRHGGILCDFWGNWMKKQVLTVQHGLGDRGPVNPNTGQPVAGPETLSEEVLAASRADLRGAVLARPLDGPFYRERSPDWSKVRVPLLSAANWGGHGLHARGNFEGFMRAASTEKWLEVHGLEHWTHFYTDYGRTLQRRFFDHFLKGESNGWEDQPRVLLQVRHPDRFEERAEDEWPLKGTRWTKWYLDAGARTLAEQASGAALSAVYDAGGAGVTFSTPPFPDTTEITGPAAAKLFLSSSTADTDVFVVLQAFDAAGREIDFQGALDPHSPVANGWLRASQRRLDPALSTPWRPYHAHDHAEQLVAGRVYELDVEIWPTSVVVPAGGRVAFTVLGRDFERPGPAQEIRSFVTPFRGSGPFVHTDPDDRPAAVFGGRNTLHTGGVHCAFVLLPVIPR; translated from the coding sequence ATGACCGAATCGTCCGAGCGCCCGTGGCGCGTCGACCGCGACGCGGGCATGGTGATCGAGTGGGACGCCGGCATCCGCATGAATGACGGCGTCGTGCTCCGCGCGGATATCTTTCGCCCCGACACGGCGGGGCCGCATCCCGTGCTGCTCACCTACGGCCCGTACGCGAAGGGCCTCCCGTTCCGGCAGGGGTACCCCGATCAGTGGACCCGGCTCGTGGAGCATCACCCCGACGTCGTGCGCGGGTCGTCGGGACGCTATCAGAGCTGGGAGCTGCCGGACGTGGAGAAGTGGGTCCCCGACGGTTACGCGTGCGTCCGCGTCGACTCGCGCGGCGCCGGCCGGTCTCCGGGCTTCCTCGACCCGTTCTGTCCCCGCGAGACGCGCGACCTCTACGAGTGTATCGAGTGGGCGGGCACGCGGTCCTGGAGCAACGGCCGCGTCGGCCTCGCGGGCATTTCGTACTACGCGATCAACCAGTGGCACGTCGCCGCGCTGCAGCCGCCGCACCTCGCGGCGATCTGCCCCTGGGAGGGGGCGGCGGACTGGTACCGCGACATGACGCGCCACGGCGGCATCCTGTGCGACTTCTGGGGCAACTGGATGAAGAAGCAGGTCCTTACCGTCCAGCACGGCCTCGGCGACCGCGGTCCGGTCAATCCCAACACCGGCCAGCCGGTCGCCGGTCCGGAGACGCTCTCCGAGGAGGTGCTCGCGGCCAGCCGCGCGGACCTGCGCGGCGCGGTGCTGGCGCGGCCGCTCGACGGGCCGTTCTATCGCGAGCGCTCGCCCGACTGGTCGAAGGTGCGCGTACCGCTTCTCTCCGCCGCCAACTGGGGCGGGCACGGTCTCCACGCGCGCGGCAACTTCGAGGGCTTCATGCGCGCCGCGTCGACGGAGAAATGGCTCGAGGTGCACGGCCTCGAGCACTGGACCCACTTCTACACGGACTACGGGCGCACGCTGCAGCGCCGTTTCTTCGACCACTTCCTTAAGGGCGAGTCGAACGGCTGGGAGGACCAGCCGCGCGTGCTGCTGCAGGTCCGTCACCCGGACCGTTTCGAGGAGCGGGCGGAAGACGAATGGCCGCTCAAGGGCACGCGGTGGACGAAATGGTATCTTGACGCCGGCGCCCGGACGCTCGCGGAGCAGGCGTCCGGCGCCGCCCTGTCCGCGGTCTACGACGCCGGCGGGGCCGGCGTGACTTTCTCGACGCCGCCGTTTCCGGACACGACGGAAATCACCGGCCCGGCCGCGGCGAAGCTCTTCCTGTCGTCGTCGACGGCCGACACCGACGTGTTCGTGGTATTGCAGGCCTTCGACGCCGCGGGCCGCGAGATCGATTTTCAGGGCGCGCTCGATCCGCACTCGCCTGTCGCAAACGGATGGCTGCGCGCCTCCCAACGCCGGCTCGACCCGGCCCTCTCCACGCCGTGGCGGCCGTATCACGCCCACGACCACGCCGAGCAACTCGTCGCCGGCCGAGTCTACGAACTGGACGTCGAGATCTGGCCGACGTCGGTCGTGGTGCCGGCCGGCGGCCGCGTCGCGTTCACGGTCCTCGGACGCGACTTCGAGCGTCCGGGACCCGCGCAGGAGATCCGGTCGTTCGTCACGCCGTTTCGGGGATCCGGACCGTTCGTGCACACGGATCCGGACGATCGCCCGGCCGCAGTGTTCGGCGGCCGGAACACGCTGCACACCGGCGGGGTGCACTGTGCCTTCGTGCTGCTGCCGGTAATCCCGCGCTGA
- a CDS encoding hydantoinase/oxoprolinase family protein, whose product MRASDLQAIVPDAVGVGVDVGGTFTDVVARPASGGPLRFCKMPTTRDPSRALREGLRRVVRAGERVARLTYGTTAVTNAVLEGRGARTALVTTEGFRDVLEIGRQQRDHLYRLDVPGRTPPAVPRALRFEVPERMDHRGRPQVPLDEAAVVRLAGTLREAGVEAVAVSFLHAYANPAHERRAADLLRPAVPHVCLSSDVNPEFREYERTQTTCVNAQMVPLVDRFLADLESGLAGCGLSGTLRLMQSSGGMAPPGQTRRVPLAMILSGPAGGVAAARAAAAAAGVADAVALDMGGTSTDVCLIHGGQVETLTERRVHGQPVRVRSLAVESIGAGGGSIAWVDESGALRVGPRSAGAEPGPAAYGRGGEEPTVTDAYVVLGYLDPEAGVGGLRLDPALAWRVLEPLATRFGMSVPEAAAGVLEVANAAMTRALRMVSVERGADPRGIALIAYGGAGPLHAGRLIELAGMPRALVPPCSSGFSAYGCLVADLRYDAVRTRRFVLGASAPSTWDVPFADMEAELLERLAGDGVAAGRVVLQRSMDLRYRGQNYELEVAVAAGFDAPGIRRRFTDRHRRRYGYETDEPVECVNLRVSAVVPSRDGGAAPAASAPSAGRSAGRDARGGGGGRGERRAFFYGRGWMPAAVHTRGGIEPETRLLGPAVVQDEWSTVVVPPGQALRCDAAGLLWLEAA is encoded by the coding sequence GTGAGGGCATCTGACCTCCAGGCGATCGTGCCGGACGCCGTAGGCGTCGGGGTCGATGTCGGCGGCACGTTCACCGACGTCGTCGCCCGGCCCGCCTCGGGCGGGCCGCTCCGGTTCTGCAAGATGCCCACCACGCGCGACCCGTCGCGGGCGCTGCGCGAGGGGCTCCGCCGCGTCGTGCGCGCCGGCGAGCGCGTGGCGCGCCTGACCTACGGCACGACGGCGGTTACGAACGCGGTGCTGGAAGGCCGTGGAGCACGCACCGCGCTGGTGACCACCGAAGGATTCCGCGACGTCCTGGAGATCGGCCGGCAGCAGCGCGACCATCTCTACCGGCTCGACGTCCCCGGCCGGACGCCGCCGGCCGTGCCGCGCGCGCTGCGCTTCGAGGTGCCCGAGCGGATGGACCACCGCGGGCGGCCGCAGGTACCGCTCGACGAGGCCGCCGTGGTGCGCCTCGCGGGGACGCTGCGCGAGGCGGGCGTCGAGGCCGTCGCGGTGAGCTTCCTCCACGCCTATGCCAACCCGGCGCACGAGCGGCGCGCCGCGGATCTGCTGCGTCCGGCGGTGCCGCACGTCTGCCTCTCGTCCGACGTGAACCCGGAGTTCCGCGAGTACGAGCGCACGCAGACGACCTGCGTCAACGCGCAGATGGTCCCCCTGGTCGATCGGTTCCTGGCCGACCTCGAGTCCGGCCTCGCGGGGTGCGGGCTCAGCGGTACTTTACGCCTCATGCAGTCGAGCGGGGGGATGGCGCCTCCCGGCCAGACGCGCCGCGTGCCGCTCGCGATGATTCTGTCCGGCCCCGCGGGCGGGGTCGCCGCGGCGCGCGCCGCGGCCGCCGCCGCGGGCGTGGCAGACGCCGTCGCGCTTGACATGGGCGGGACGTCGACCGACGTCTGCCTGATCCACGGCGGACAGGTGGAGACCCTCACCGAGCGCCGCGTCCACGGCCAGCCCGTCCGGGTGCGCTCGCTGGCCGTCGAGAGCATCGGCGCCGGCGGCGGGTCGATCGCGTGGGTCGACGAGAGCGGGGCGCTCCGCGTCGGACCGCGCAGCGCCGGCGCGGAGCCCGGCCCGGCCGCCTACGGACGGGGCGGTGAGGAGCCGACGGTGACCGACGCGTACGTCGTGCTGGGCTATCTCGACCCCGAGGCCGGCGTGGGCGGGCTGCGCCTCGATCCGGCGCTCGCCTGGCGGGTGCTCGAGCCGCTCGCCACGCGATTCGGAATGTCCGTGCCCGAGGCGGCCGCGGGCGTGCTCGAGGTCGCCAACGCGGCGATGACCCGCGCGCTGCGCATGGTATCCGTCGAACGGGGCGCCGATCCACGCGGCATTGCGCTGATCGCCTACGGCGGGGCGGGTCCGCTGCACGCCGGACGGCTGATCGAGCTCGCCGGGATGCCGCGGGCGCTCGTCCCGCCGTGCTCGAGCGGGTTTTCCGCCTATGGCTGTCTCGTCGCGGACCTACGCTACGATGCCGTGCGGACGCGGCGCTTCGTTCTCGGCGCCTCGGCGCCGTCTACGTGGGACGTGCCGTTCGCGGATATGGAGGCGGAACTGCTCGAGCGGCTCGCCGGGGACGGCGTTGCGGCCGGCCGCGTCGTCCTTCAGCGGTCCATGGACCTGAGGTACCGCGGCCAGAACTACGAACTGGAAGTCGCCGTCGCGGCGGGCTTCGACGCGCCGGGCATCCGGCGGCGCTTCACCGATCGGCATCGCCGCCGGTATGGGTACGAGACCGACGAACCCGTGGAGTGCGTCAATCTGCGCGTGAGCGCGGTCGTGCCCTCCCGCGACGGCGGCGCCGCGCCCGCCGCCTCCGCCCCGTCCGCGGGGCGGAGCGCGGGACGAGATGCCCGGGGCGGCGGGGGCGGCCGAGGCGAACGGCGCGCGTTCTTCTACGGACGCGGATGGATGCCGGCGGCCGTGCACACCCGCGGCGGCATCGAGCCGGAGACGCGGCTGCTCGGTCCGGCCGTGGTCCAGGACGAGTGGTCGACCGTGGTCGTGCCGCCGGGGCAGGCGCTGCGGTGCGACGCCGCGGGCCTCCTGTGGCTCGAGGCCGCATGA
- a CDS encoding hydantoinase B/oxoprolinase family protein: protein MMPVDPITLEVVRHAVFSVAEEMRAVLMRSARSPVLKEAGDLSCALTDADGNLVAQGRDIPIHLGVMAFTVGEFLKRVPASALREGDVYFTNDPEVGGNHLPDVKAITPVFHGGRPVAFAVNLAHWPDVGGARRGSYVATARDRYAEGLCIPPVPLFLAGAPNAPMLEMVLSNVRGRDERRGDVLAQCAANAVAAQRLREIFERFGGDTVAGCLARMLDESDTLMRRAIAALPPGEYAGEDWLDGDGIDERPVRIAVRVRPDGDRLDVDFEGTAPETAGPLNATRFVTASAVFYAMRALLGPEIPANGGCYRPLRLRVPGGTVLNPGPEAPRVGGNHETSQRVVDAVFRALAPVLPDRIVAGGPGTSGLVMFGGRHEDGRPFVLYEVHGGGEGAARDRDGTNAVRVHMSNVMNTPVEVIESEYPLRVECCALRPDSGGPGRRRGGLGLRRSYRVLCEQAELSTMIERARVRPWGVFGGGDGAPFRVTCERGGERFAVAPKENRDLRRGDLIVLESSGGGGYGPPGERSEALRRADLDNGYVTGGTPPAAAPPAV from the coding sequence ATGATGCCGGTCGACCCCATCACTCTTGAGGTGGTGCGGCACGCGGTCTTTTCGGTCGCCGAGGAGATGCGCGCCGTGCTGATGCGCTCGGCGCGCTCGCCCGTCCTCAAGGAGGCGGGCGATCTATCCTGCGCGCTGACCGACGCGGACGGGAATCTGGTCGCGCAGGGTCGCGACATTCCGATCCATCTCGGCGTGATGGCGTTCACCGTCGGCGAATTTTTGAAACGCGTACCCGCGTCGGCGCTCCGCGAGGGCGACGTGTACTTTACGAACGACCCCGAGGTCGGCGGCAACCACCTGCCGGACGTGAAGGCGATCACACCGGTGTTTCACGGCGGGCGGCCCGTGGCGTTTGCGGTGAACCTGGCACACTGGCCGGACGTGGGCGGCGCGCGGCGTGGCAGCTACGTCGCGACGGCCCGGGATCGCTACGCGGAAGGCCTGTGCATTCCGCCGGTGCCGCTGTTTCTCGCCGGCGCCCCGAACGCGCCGATGCTCGAGATGGTGCTCTCGAACGTGCGGGGGCGCGACGAGCGGCGCGGAGACGTCCTGGCGCAGTGCGCCGCGAACGCGGTGGCGGCGCAGCGTCTCCGGGAGATCTTCGAGCGCTTCGGCGGGGACACGGTGGCCGGCTGCCTCGCGCGAATGCTCGACGAGTCCGACACCTTGATGCGCCGGGCGATCGCGGCGCTGCCGCCGGGGGAGTACGCGGGCGAAGACTGGCTCGACGGCGACGGCATCGACGAGCGGCCGGTGCGGATCGCGGTGCGGGTGCGGCCGGACGGCGACCGCCTCGACGTCGACTTCGAGGGCACCGCGCCGGAGACCGCGGGGCCGCTCAACGCCACACGCTTCGTGACCGCTTCGGCCGTCTTCTACGCGATGCGGGCGCTCTTGGGTCCGGAGATCCCGGCGAACGGCGGTTGCTACCGGCCGCTCCGTCTGCGCGTGCCGGGGGGTACGGTGTTGAACCCCGGCCCCGAAGCCCCGCGCGTCGGCGGCAACCACGAGACGTCGCAGCGCGTCGTGGACGCGGTGTTCCGGGCGCTCGCGCCGGTGCTCCCGGACCGGATCGTCGCCGGCGGTCCCGGGACGTCCGGGCTCGTGATGTTTGGCGGACGCCACGAGGACGGGCGGCCGTTCGTGTTGTACGAGGTGCACGGCGGAGGCGAGGGGGCCGCCCGCGACCGGGACGGGACCAACGCGGTGCGCGTGCACATGAGCAACGTGATGAACACGCCGGTCGAGGTGATCGAGAGCGAATATCCGCTGCGGGTGGAGTGCTGCGCGCTGCGCCCGGACAGCGGCGGACCCGGCCGGCGCCGCGGCGGGCTCGGGCTGCGCCGGTCGTACCGCGTGCTGTGCGAGCAGGCGGAGCTGTCGACGATGATCGAGCGCGCGCGCGTGCGGCCGTGGGGCGTGTTCGGGGGCGGCGACGGCGCGCCGTTCCGCGTGACCTGCGAGCGCGGGGGGGAGCGCTTCGCCGTCGCGCCCAAGGAGAACCGTGACCTGCGGCGCGGTGATCTCATCGTGCTGGAGAGTTCCGGCGGCGGCGGGTACGGGCCGCCCGGGGAGCGGTCCGAGGCGCTTCGGCGGGCGGATCTCGACAACGGGTACGTGACCGGAGGGACACCACCGGCGGCGGCGCCGCCGGCGGTTTGA